In Desulfosediminicola ganghwensis, a single window of DNA contains:
- a CDS encoding SulP family inorganic anion transporter — translation MNIILKFFPFLSWFKDYDGGKFKIDLLAGITVALVLIPQSMAYAQLAGLPAYYGLYAAFLPPMVAALFGSSRQLATGPVAVVSLMSAASLEPLATAGSAEFIAYSVALALTVGIFQFSLGVLRLGLVVNFLSHPVVNGFTNAAAIIIASSQFSKFFGVYVDKAEHHYETLIRVGEAAIDYTHIPTLIYGITAVVIMVGLRKINPRIPNVLIAVAITTVFSFFTGFNKDSVVDVSAMKAPGLAETITEFNGVISDIQTLGEERAAVGLQVDEENLKESSGHGQSIDIIRLESQIAILTSEMAELKHKASTIREGLRYMKFEAVETDGAYTFYPKDNVPSDVTTDGGTWRIKVGNNVLDAAQIKVMGGGAIVGKIPEGLPTLSVPELDSKTFFKLLPTAIIISLLGFMEAIAIAKAMAAQTGQKLDPNQELIGQGLGNILGSIGSSYAVSGSFSRSAVNLQAGAVSGISSVVTSLMVVITLLFFTPLLYHLPQAVLAAVIMMAVIGLVNVKGFVHAWKAQWYDGAISVLSFLITLYFAPHLDKGIMVGVALSMTVFLYKSMRPVVASLSMNEEKVLKSAEHFRLKGCRHIAVVRFDGALFFANASYLDEQVLKFRTDQPDLRYILLDARGINDMDASGEEALEMLVKRVRSAGLGFAMCGIKGQVITVMERTGLLAKIGEDEIFADSKAAVAALIDRVHTNTDLPEKGCKSCPLTQYIPAES, via the coding sequence ATGAACATCATTCTTAAATTTTTCCCTTTCCTGTCATGGTTTAAGGACTATGACGGCGGCAAGTTCAAGATTGACCTTCTTGCTGGTATTACCGTTGCTCTCGTTTTAATTCCCCAGTCGATGGCCTACGCACAGCTGGCAGGTCTGCCGGCATATTATGGTCTTTATGCAGCGTTTCTACCTCCTATGGTTGCAGCGCTTTTCGGCTCGAGTCGCCAACTTGCAACCGGCCCCGTTGCTGTCGTTTCACTCATGTCAGCAGCTTCTCTTGAGCCGCTCGCCACTGCAGGATCGGCAGAGTTTATTGCCTATTCTGTCGCGCTAGCACTCACAGTTGGTATCTTCCAGTTCTCCCTTGGCGTGCTTCGCTTGGGGCTGGTGGTGAACTTTCTCTCGCATCCTGTTGTAAACGGTTTTACCAATGCTGCGGCGATTATTATCGCCTCTTCTCAGTTCTCCAAATTTTTCGGGGTGTATGTCGATAAGGCAGAGCACCATTACGAAACCCTCATCCGGGTTGGAGAAGCTGCCATTGATTACACTCATATCCCAACCCTTATCTACGGCATAACGGCTGTTGTTATCATGGTTGGACTGCGCAAGATCAACCCACGTATACCTAACGTGCTGATCGCTGTTGCAATCACTACAGTCTTTTCCTTCTTCACCGGCTTCAACAAGGATTCCGTGGTCGATGTAAGTGCCATGAAGGCTCCTGGTCTGGCTGAAACGATCACCGAATTCAACGGTGTCATCAGCGATATCCAAACACTCGGTGAGGAAAGGGCAGCTGTAGGGCTCCAGGTTGACGAGGAAAATCTAAAGGAAAGCTCAGGGCATGGGCAGTCTATCGATATTATTCGTCTAGAAAGCCAGATCGCCATTCTCACTTCCGAAATGGCCGAACTTAAGCACAAAGCCAGCACCATCAGGGAAGGACTGCGCTACATGAAGTTTGAAGCAGTAGAAACTGATGGCGCGTACACTTTTTATCCCAAGGATAATGTCCCTTCAGACGTTACCACAGATGGCGGCACCTGGAGAATCAAGGTGGGTAACAACGTCCTGGATGCTGCCCAGATCAAGGTCATGGGCGGTGGCGCCATTGTCGGTAAAATCCCTGAAGGATTACCAACACTGTCTGTACCTGAGCTCGACTCAAAGACCTTTTTCAAGCTTCTGCCAACCGCAATTATCATCTCTTTGCTCGGTTTCATGGAGGCAATCGCCATCGCCAAGGCAATGGCTGCCCAGACCGGCCAGAAACTTGATCCGAACCAGGAACTTATTGGTCAGGGTCTTGGTAACATCCTTGGTTCCATCGGCTCCAGTTACGCAGTCTCCGGTTCGTTCTCACGTTCCGCTGTAAACTTGCAGGCCGGTGCCGTCTCTGGTATTTCTTCGGTCGTTACCTCATTGATGGTTGTTATCACCCTGTTGTTCTTTACCCCGCTCCTCTACCATCTTCCACAGGCTGTTCTGGCGGCGGTTATCATGATGGCGGTAATCGGCCTTGTCAATGTAAAGGGCTTCGTCCACGCCTGGAAGGCACAATGGTATGACGGGGCAATCTCAGTACTGAGTTTCCTTATAACCCTGTATTTCGCACCACACCTCGATAAAGGCATCATGGTCGGTGTTGCACTCTCCATGACTGTATTTCTTTATAAGTCCATGAGACCGGTGGTTGCCAGCCTGTCCATGAACGAAGAAAAAGTACTCAAGAGCGCTGAGCACTTCCGCTTGAAGGGTTGCCGCCATATTGCTGTAGTACGGTTCGACGGTGCTCTTTTCTTCGCTAATGCCAGTTATCTCGACGAACAGGTATTGAAATTTCGTACCGATCAGCCTGATCTCCGTTACATTCTGCTTGATGCCCGCGGTATCAACGATATGGATGCTTCTGGTGAGGAGGCGCTTGAGATGCTCGTCAAACGGGTACGCAGTGCCGGTCTCGGCTTTGCCATGTGCGGAATCAAGGGCCAGGTTATCACAGTAATGGAGCGTACCGGCCTGCTCGCCAAGATTGGTGAAGATGAGATTTTTGCTGACAGCAAAGCCGCTGTCGCCGCGTTAATCGACCGTGTGCACACCAACACTGACCTCCCTGAAAAAGGTTGTAAGAGTTGTCCACTGACACAATATATACCTGCTGAAAGCTAA
- the nhaD gene encoding sodium:proton antiporter NhaD — MKRLLFITAFMASLCGTAYASAGASSSHIDVAALTTSALGIFSLLLFVSAYALVIFEEQLHLRKSKPVLLAAGVIWICVAITYSALGDTHSAEVAIRHNLLEYAELFLFLLCAMTYINSMDERNVFQALRSWLVGKGFSFRVVFWVTGLLSFFISPIADNLTTALLMGAVAMAVGGSDKKFVTLACINIVIAANAGGAFSPFGDITTLMVWQKGKVQFAEFFAIFIPSVVNWIVPAIFMNFAVANKQPKASGDTKTMKLGAKRIIVLFLLTIATAVSFHNFLHLPPATGMMLGLGYLGFFSYYLKKKEHRNYDVDDNPLAHQTYKTQPHPFDLFRKIARAEWDTLLFFYGVILCVGGLSQFGYLAMVSNFLYHDLGATTANVMVGILSAIVDNIPVMFAVLTMDPTMSHGQWLLVTLTAGVGGSLLSIGSAAGVALMGSARGIYTFGAHLKWTPVIALGYAASIAAHLLINAGHM; from the coding sequence ATGAAAAGGCTATTGTTTATTACGGCTTTTATGGCATCGCTGTGCGGAACTGCATATGCAAGTGCCGGAGCCAGCAGTTCGCATATTGATGTTGCTGCATTGACCACTTCCGCTTTAGGAATCTTTTCGCTGCTTCTCTTTGTTTCAGCGTATGCGCTCGTCATATTTGAAGAGCAACTTCATTTACGTAAATCCAAGCCCGTTTTGCTGGCTGCCGGTGTCATCTGGATATGTGTCGCTATCACCTACTCAGCCCTGGGAGACACCCATAGCGCTGAAGTCGCTATTCGCCACAATTTACTGGAGTACGCAGAGCTTTTTCTCTTTTTGCTCTGTGCCATGACATACATTAACAGTATGGATGAGCGAAATGTCTTTCAGGCTCTCCGTTCCTGGCTGGTCGGCAAAGGCTTTTCCTTCAGGGTGGTCTTCTGGGTGACCGGCTTGCTCTCTTTTTTCATCTCTCCCATTGCAGACAACCTGACTACAGCTTTGCTTATGGGCGCTGTTGCCATGGCCGTTGGTGGCAGTGATAAGAAGTTCGTCACCCTGGCGTGTATCAATATCGTCATCGCCGCAAATGCAGGCGGTGCCTTTTCACCCTTTGGTGATATCACCACCCTTATGGTATGGCAGAAAGGCAAAGTTCAGTTCGCTGAATTCTTTGCTATTTTTATTCCATCGGTCGTCAACTGGATTGTTCCTGCAATTTTCATGAACTTTGCAGTCGCCAACAAGCAACCCAAAGCATCTGGTGACACTAAAACCATGAAACTCGGTGCCAAGAGGATTATTGTATTGTTTCTTCTTACCATCGCTACAGCGGTTTCTTTCCACAACTTCCTGCATCTACCACCCGCAACAGGCATGATGCTCGGACTTGGTTACCTCGGTTTCTTCTCGTACTACCTTAAAAAGAAAGAACATCGTAATTATGATGTCGATGATAACCCGTTAGCGCATCAAACGTACAAGACCCAGCCGCATCCTTTTGATCTTTTCAGAAAGATCGCCCGTGCAGAATGGGATACCCTCCTTTTCTTCTACGGTGTAATTCTCTGCGTAGGCGGTCTTTCACAGTTTGGTTACCTTGCTATGGTGTCCAATTTCCTGTATCACGATCTTGGTGCCACCACAGCCAATGTTATGGTTGGTATATTGTCAGCCATTGTCGATAACATTCCGGTAATGTTTGCAGTACTGACCATGGATCCAACAATGTCTCACGGCCAGTGGCTTCTTGTCACCCTCACCGCCGGAGTAGGCGGCAGCCTGCTGTCAATTGGCTCCGCTGCAGGTGTTGCACTCATGGGAAGCGCTCGCGGAATTTACACTTTTGGCGCTCATTTAAAATGGACTCCTGTAATTGCTCTTGGGTATGCAGCTTCAATCGCTGCTCACCTGCTGATCAATGCCGGACATATGTAG
- a CDS encoding YgiQ family radical SAM protein, which yields MTPLKLQPLPASWEECIQRGWDSIDILLVTGDAYIDHPSFGVALIGRFLEHYGYRVAILSQPRYDSPSDFQRFPAPNLYCGITAGNLDSIVANYTGNGKVRETDAYSPGGNGWRSKEKNKNNRYRPDRASLIYANLARSCYKDTPIVLGGLEASLRRFVHYDYKQNRIRSSFLTDAKADLVVYGMGEHAVLDIARKCQSGKPLQGIYGSCERLTENELNRRFAGWSAPDSNDFLVLPSLTEIQGDKKLFLDAELALDKHSRAGSDQIVLQKQQTHWVVQHPGAKSLTVRELDSLYELPYTRLPHPQSPDVPAYRMIKDSVTIVRGCSGNCSFCAITRHQGATIQNRSVESITRECKTLAASPSFSGTISDLGGPTANLYGTSCAIGGCKKKDCLYPQICKHLVIDEERFLSLLAKVASIDNVRHVFISSGLRMELLLRTPSLLRELILHHIPGTMKIAPEHSSKEVLKLMHKEPHALLTKFINHSRALAKSLGKNLKVVPYVISSHPGCRDQHATQLANDMGKLGLPLKQFQDFTPTPGTLSTAMYVTGLSRIDKKPIYVAKNSSERMKQRKLLEGKNSNPRVRHNDIRATATRKKVRRR from the coding sequence ATGACTCCTCTCAAGTTGCAACCATTACCAGCCTCCTGGGAGGAGTGCATTCAGCGTGGATGGGACAGCATTGATATTCTCCTTGTTACCGGAGACGCATACATTGACCATCCGTCTTTTGGTGTAGCCCTTATTGGCCGTTTTCTTGAACATTACGGTTATAGAGTGGCCATCCTGTCCCAGCCTCGATACGACTCTCCCAGTGACTTCCAACGCTTCCCTGCTCCTAACTTATATTGCGGAATTACTGCAGGTAATCTTGATTCCATAGTTGCCAACTACACAGGTAACGGTAAAGTTCGAGAGACCGATGCCTATTCACCCGGTGGAAATGGATGGCGCTCCAAGGAGAAAAACAAGAACAACAGGTATCGCCCGGATCGAGCATCGCTGATTTATGCCAATCTGGCTCGATCCTGCTATAAAGATACGCCAATCGTTCTCGGTGGGCTTGAGGCCTCCCTTCGCAGGTTTGTTCATTATGATTACAAACAAAACAGGATAAGAAGCTCTTTTCTGACAGACGCCAAGGCTGACCTGGTCGTTTATGGGATGGGGGAACATGCAGTTCTTGATATAGCTCGAAAATGCCAATCGGGAAAACCGCTGCAGGGAATTTACGGTAGCTGTGAGAGGCTCACTGAAAACGAGCTTAACAGGCGCTTTGCAGGTTGGTCCGCACCAGACTCCAATGACTTTCTGGTGTTACCTTCTTTAACTGAGATTCAGGGAGACAAGAAATTATTTCTGGATGCTGAGCTTGCTCTGGATAAACACTCCCGGGCCGGATCAGATCAAATAGTACTGCAAAAGCAACAGACCCATTGGGTTGTCCAGCACCCTGGCGCGAAAAGCCTCACAGTTAGAGAACTTGATTCGTTGTATGAGCTTCCATACACGAGATTGCCACATCCGCAATCACCTGATGTTCCCGCTTATCGGATGATCAAAGATTCAGTCACCATCGTCCGTGGTTGCTCTGGTAACTGCTCGTTTTGTGCCATAACCAGGCATCAGGGTGCTACCATCCAGAACAGGTCGGTTGAATCGATTACCAGGGAATGCAAAACTCTGGCCGCCTCACCTTCTTTCAGCGGCACCATCAGCGATCTGGGAGGTCCTACCGCAAACCTGTACGGGACTTCCTGTGCAATTGGTGGATGTAAGAAAAAGGACTGCCTCTACCCGCAAATATGCAAGCATCTGGTGATTGACGAAGAACGTTTTTTATCTCTTCTTGCGAAGGTCGCCTCCATAGACAATGTCAGGCACGTTTTCATTTCTTCAGGCTTGAGAATGGAGCTTTTATTGCGTACACCTTCACTGCTGCGAGAACTCATCCTGCACCATATCCCCGGTACGATGAAAATCGCACCGGAGCACAGCAGCAAAGAAGTGTTAAAGCTGATGCATAAAGAGCCCCATGCTCTCCTGACCAAATTCATCAATCACAGTAGGGCATTGGCAAAATCCTTAGGCAAGAACCTTAAGGTTGTTCCCTATGTGATCAGCTCTCACCCTGGCTGCCGGGATCAGCACGCTACGCAGTTGGCAAATGATATGGGCAAGCTCGGTCTGCCGCTAAAACAGTTTCAGGATTTCACCCCAACTCCTGGCACATTATCGACGGCCATGTATGTAACCGGCCTGAGCAGAATTGACAAAAAACCAATTTATGTAGCCAAAAATTCGAGCGAGCGTATGAAACAACGCAAGCTCCTTGAAGGGAAAAACAGCAACCCGCGAGTCAGGCATAATGACATCCGCGCAACTGCCACCCGAAAGAAAGTGCGCAGGCGTTGA
- a CDS encoding polysaccharide biosynthesis tyrosine autokinase, producing the protein MGNIADALKKAGVDLGAKDDDIQEPTEKQEVAVSESEKLDAVVPIREMVRELPTTDSPRDVERGHITDEAGYADNWDERIRLVMEKNSQSAESFRVLRSSILHPEDGKPGARTILIASSAPQEGKSFVAANLAVAFARGLDQYALLVDCDLRRPSVASLLGISGRVENGLSEYLQGKVEIQDILMNTSVSKLSVLPSGHPPANPAELLSSERMGRLIDELSDRYPDRFIIFDSAPFLVASESNVLTRKVDGVVIVVRYGKSDRQKIKAMIHSIGEEKVIGVVFNGQEEGYIKKKVFERYAQYGDYYKAKKN; encoded by the coding sequence ATGGGTAATATAGCAGATGCGTTGAAAAAGGCGGGGGTTGATCTGGGTGCAAAGGACGATGACATTCAGGAGCCAACGGAAAAGCAGGAAGTTGCTGTTTCAGAGAGCGAAAAACTTGATGCCGTTGTCCCAATCCGTGAAATGGTGCGAGAGTTGCCTACAACGGATTCGCCTCGTGATGTCGAGAGAGGCCATATTACCGATGAAGCAGGATATGCAGATAACTGGGATGAGAGAATACGCTTGGTTATGGAGAAAAACAGCCAATCTGCTGAGTCGTTCAGGGTGTTACGGTCCTCTATTCTTCACCCGGAAGATGGCAAGCCCGGTGCCAGAACAATTCTCATTGCCTCCAGTGCGCCACAGGAAGGTAAAAGCTTTGTTGCTGCAAACCTGGCCGTCGCCTTTGCGCGTGGTCTAGATCAGTATGCACTTTTGGTTGATTGTGATCTGAGAAGGCCAAGTGTGGCAAGTTTGCTTGGTATCAGTGGCAGGGTTGAGAATGGCCTTTCGGAATATCTGCAGGGCAAGGTCGAGATTCAGGATATTCTAATGAATACGTCGGTGTCCAAACTTTCTGTTTTACCCAGTGGACATCCACCAGCAAACCCTGCGGAACTCTTATCTTCAGAGAGAATGGGCAGACTGATCGATGAATTGTCTGACAGGTATCCGGATCGGTTTATTATTTTTGACAGCGCACCCTTTTTAGTCGCTTCCGAATCCAATGTGCTGACCAGGAAAGTGGATGGAGTTGTCATTGTGGTGCGTTATGGCAAATCTGACCGGCAGAAGATTAAAGCCATGATTCATTCAATAGGTGAAGAAAAAGTGATTGGTGTGGTATTTAACGGGCAGGAAGAAGGATATATCAAAAAGAAAGTATTTGAACGGTACGCTCAGTATGGTGATTACTATAAGGCGAAGAAAAACTAG
- a CDS encoding GumC family protein, which yields MDTKQSLMLKKYVDLVFRWKYLLLLLFVVGLVGGMVSYIITPKTYMATSLLSYQQPQISPNKTPRDVTARIRDVVSTLTQIVTSRTNLEEIIKSFDLYRDAREEYPMEDVINMMRMDISIEPSRRGDTFEISFSGEDQGKVAKVANALAAKFIEENLKYREERASETSEYTSNRLEMAKRTMDVKEATMRDYKLKYYNEMPEQRGVNVERLTSLQEQYQGTQESMLALERTRVLIQDQVAARKEMLEGEKIALIGENGNISRKGLDSRAQYLERLRLTLESLEVKYKPNHPEIKRVKKMISKFEQETRDSGEESSSGSNQIRDEVLMKLQAQLSNVDFSMETIAREKEQLSQKIKQYEEWIAAAPVREAEWSGLTREYAQLKHHYDQLVALNLEAKSMLNLERRQKGNQFKIVDPARFPEKPVKPDFLKTMLVALGAVLVMGCGFILITDFLDGSFRESEELEQYFGVPLITTISSIQTNAEKRRGTITSIMKIAGVSVCFVLVIALYWYMFAKGIVVV from the coding sequence ATGGACACAAAACAGAGTTTAATGCTGAAGAAGTATGTTGATCTTGTGTTTCGCTGGAAGTATCTGCTGCTGTTGCTGTTTGTGGTTGGCCTGGTGGGTGGAATGGTGAGTTACATAATCACCCCGAAGACATACATGGCAACATCTTTGCTGAGTTATCAGCAGCCGCAGATAAGTCCCAACAAGACGCCCCGTGATGTAACTGCACGAATTCGTGACGTGGTCAGTACACTCACGCAGATTGTAACCTCCAGAACAAATTTAGAAGAGATAATCAAGAGCTTTGATCTATACAGAGATGCTCGCGAGGAATATCCAATGGAAGATGTCATTAATATGATGCGGATGGATATTTCGATCGAACCTTCCCGTCGTGGTGACACTTTTGAGATTTCGTTTAGTGGGGAGGACCAGGGAAAGGTTGCTAAGGTCGCAAATGCTTTAGCCGCGAAATTCATTGAGGAGAACCTCAAATACCGTGAAGAGCGAGCCAGTGAGACCTCGGAATATACGAGTAACAGGCTTGAGATGGCAAAGAGAACGATGGATGTCAAAGAAGCAACCATGCGGGATTATAAGCTCAAATACTATAACGAAATGCCAGAGCAGAGGGGGGTCAACGTAGAGCGGCTTACCTCCCTGCAGGAACAGTATCAAGGCACGCAGGAGAGCATGCTGGCACTGGAGCGTACCCGGGTATTGATTCAAGATCAGGTGGCCGCCAGAAAAGAAATGCTGGAGGGGGAGAAGATTGCTCTAATTGGTGAAAACGGCAATATCTCAAGAAAAGGGCTAGATTCCCGCGCCCAGTATCTGGAACGATTAAGACTTACATTAGAGTCGCTGGAAGTTAAATATAAGCCCAACCACCCGGAGATCAAAAGGGTCAAGAAGATGATTTCCAAATTCGAGCAGGAGACTCGTGATAGCGGTGAAGAATCATCTTCTGGAAGTAATCAGATTCGGGACGAAGTACTCATGAAGTTACAGGCTCAACTTTCTAACGTTGACTTCAGCATGGAGACCATAGCGAGGGAAAAAGAACAGTTAAGCCAGAAAATCAAGCAATATGAAGAATGGATTGCAGCTGCTCCCGTGAGGGAGGCGGAATGGTCTGGATTGACGCGGGAATATGCACAACTCAAACATCACTATGATCAACTTGTCGCGCTAAATCTTGAAGCGAAATCCATGCTGAACCTCGAGCGTAGACAAAAAGGAAATCAGTTCAAGATAGTAGATCCGGCAAGATTTCCCGAAAAGCCGGTAAAACCAGATTTTTTGAAAACAATGTTAGTTGCGCTGGGTGCGGTTCTGGTAATGGGATGTGGATTTATTCTGATAACAGATTTTCTTGACGGATCTTTCAGGGAGTCTGAGGAACTGGAGCAATATTTTGGGGTGCCGCTGATAACAACCATTTCGTCTATTCAAACCAATGCAGAAAAACGAAGAGGGACAATTACCTCTATAATGAAAATCGCGGGGGTATCTGTTTGTTTTGTGCTTGTCATAGCTTTGTATTGGTACATGTTTGCCAAGGGAATTGTGGTGGTTTAG
- the epmA gene encoding EF-P lysine aminoacylase EpmA, whose amino-acid sequence MLDLHGLHIRAALLRLLREFFFERGFLEVDTPVRQPVIIPEQYIEPITAEGQFLQTSPELCMKRILAAGADTIFQICPCFRKGERGRRHLEEFTMLEWYRRGEDYCSLMADCEDLLRFVVLGLPAFEAEKKFETRRLAHIDFSKFLEPAEHITVEEAFNRFSPVPMARALEQDLFDEIVVEHIEPKLGIGKPTFLTDYPVQLASLAKVSADNPQVAERFELYIDGIELANGFTELTDADEQRTRFLAEQAAIKNDQGRQQEIPERFLNDLNQLADAAGIAFGLDRLLMLLTGSDTIQSVVTFAPDDMI is encoded by the coding sequence ATGCTGGATCTTCACGGGCTGCACATTCGTGCAGCCCTCCTGCGACTGCTGAGGGAATTTTTTTTCGAACGCGGTTTTCTCGAGGTGGATACCCCTGTCCGCCAACCAGTCATAATCCCGGAACAGTATATAGAGCCAATTACTGCTGAAGGCCAGTTCCTGCAGACATCGCCGGAATTGTGCATGAAGCGGATCCTCGCGGCCGGTGCAGACACAATATTTCAGATTTGCCCATGCTTTAGAAAAGGTGAGCGGGGGCGCCGTCATCTGGAGGAATTTACCATGCTTGAGTGGTACAGGCGTGGTGAGGATTACTGTTCATTAATGGCTGATTGTGAGGATCTGCTGAGATTTGTGGTGCTGGGTCTGCCAGCCTTCGAGGCTGAAAAAAAATTTGAGACAAGGCGTCTTGCACATATCGATTTCTCAAAATTTCTTGAACCAGCAGAACATATAACAGTCGAAGAAGCGTTTAACCGTTTTTCTCCTGTTCCGATGGCGCGTGCGCTGGAACAGGATCTTTTTGACGAAATCGTTGTTGAACACATTGAACCAAAGCTTGGAATCGGCAAACCGACATTTCTTACGGATTACCCTGTCCAGCTGGCATCCCTGGCAAAGGTATCTGCAGATAATCCTCAGGTTGCCGAGCGGTTCGAACTCTACATAGATGGCATTGAGCTCGCAAATGGTTTTACTGAGTTGACCGATGCGGATGAGCAGAGAACCAGATTTTTAGCCGAACAGGCTGCGATTAAAAACGATCAGGGTCGACAGCAGGAGATACCCGAAAGATTTCTGAACGATCTTAACCAACTGGCGGATGCAGCAGGTATCGCATTCGGCCTCGACCGCTTACTTATGCTCCTTACAGGAAGTGATACTATTCAGTCAGTAGTGACTTTTGCCCCCGATGACATGATTTAG
- the efp gene encoding elongation factor P, whose amino-acid sequence MLSASDLRKGLKLQIDGNPYIITDFEFSKPGKGQALYRCRMKNMINGNQFSKTYRSGDKFEKANLEERKMQYLYHQDEEYHFMDTQNYDQLFLTVEQLGDNVNFLMDNMELEVLFFDDRPIDVSLPIFVNLAVTKADPWVKGDTSGTDTKPVTVETGYQLQVPPFVEEGDKIQIDTRTGEYVTRVKE is encoded by the coding sequence ATGCTGAGCGCTTCGGATTTGCGTAAAGGGCTTAAACTGCAGATTGATGGCAATCCATACATTATAACTGATTTTGAATTTTCAAAACCGGGAAAGGGCCAGGCCCTGTACCGTTGCAGAATGAAAAACATGATCAACGGTAACCAGTTTTCCAAGACCTATCGCTCTGGTGATAAGTTTGAGAAAGCGAACCTGGAAGAGAGAAAGATGCAGTACCTCTATCACCAGGACGAAGAGTATCACTTCATGGATACCCAGAATTACGATCAGCTTTTTCTGACCGTCGAGCAGCTGGGTGACAATGTGAACTTCCTGATGGACAATATGGAGCTTGAGGTTCTGTTTTTTGATGATCGTCCGATCGATGTCAGTTTACCGATTTTCGTTAATCTGGCTGTGACCAAAGCTGATCCATGGGTCAAAGGCGACACTTCCGGGACAGATACCAAGCCTGTAACCGTAGAAACCGGATATCAGCTTCAGGTTCCACCATTTGTGGAAGAGGGTGATAAAATTCAGATCGACACCCGCACCGGAGAATATGTGACTCGAGTAAAAGAGTAA
- a CDS encoding metallophosphoesterase family protein, translating into MIRVGILSDTHLDNCKPAFVETVQNVFSECQVIIHAGDITDISLLDSFVGKDIYAVHGNMCNHKTCTTLPEKRLVSLGGYAIGICHGAGPRHNIEDRMFDLFPLADCIVYGHTHQPVCHRIGKTLIINPGSFQATGRYGAPGTYALLTIAADGLNATLHELPAQP; encoded by the coding sequence ATGATCAGAGTAGGAATATTATCGGATACACATCTTGACAACTGTAAACCCGCATTCGTTGAGACAGTACAAAATGTCTTTTCAGAGTGTCAGGTGATCATACATGCCGGGGACATCACAGATATTTCACTGCTTGATTCCTTTGTGGGAAAAGACATCTACGCTGTACATGGCAATATGTGCAACCACAAAACCTGCACGACCTTGCCTGAAAAGCGCCTTGTCTCTCTTGGTGGCTATGCCATTGGTATCTGCCACGGTGCCGGTCCACGTCATAATATAGAAGATCGTATGTTTGACCTGTTCCCACTTGCAGATTGTATAGTTTACGGCCACACTCACCAGCCGGTCTGTCACAGGATCGGCAAAACGCTGATAATCAACCCCGGCAGTTTTCAAGCTACCGGCCGGTATGGTGCTCCCGGTACTTATGCACTGCTGACAATTGCTGCGGATGGGCTGAACGCCACCCTGCATGAATTACCAGCCCAGCCATGA